The Legionella sp. PATHC032 genome has a window encoding:
- a CDS encoding protein SdcA — protein MMNMVDKIKFKEPEQCEYLHIDKDNKVHILLPIVGGDEIGLDNTCETTGELLAFFYGKTHGGTKYSAEYHLNEYKKNLEDDIKAINVQRKISPNAYADLLKEKKERLEQIEKYIDLIKVLKEKFDEQREIDKLRTEGIPQLPSGVKEIIKSSENAFAFRLSPDRPDSFTRFDTPLFSLKRNRSQYEAGGYQRATDGLGARLRSELLPPDKDTPIVFNKKSLKDKIVDSVLAQLDKDFNTKDGDRNQKFEDIKKLILEEYKKIDSKLQVDEDTYHQPLTLDYLENIACTIDEKSTAKDWIYGIIGATTEADYWPKKESEVGEEKVSVFYEGTKEIKFESDTNTMSIKVQYLLAEINFYCKTNKLSDANFGEFFDKEPHATEIAKSVKEGLVQGAEIEPIIYNYINSHYAEPGLTSPLTSKQQEEITEKFTQRYHIIENSPHFDEFFVADPDKKGNIFSHQGRMSCHFLDFFTRQTKGKYPLGDLAGHQEALLEGTSNRLHHKNELVAQGYEKLDQFKKDVVKLLAENKSKELLDYLVATAPTGVPNYSMLSKETQNYIAYNRNWPAIQKELEKATNIPENQKQDLLRLLSRNNLQYDNLSAITWSKYSSKPLLDVELNKIAEGLDLTAKIYNEKREREWFKGSKNKVRETQCAELKKVAEEINTLLNNPSLSKGEVLNTLLKSIETLDKIDDEISSEFNLFQSTLQKEVRLFREQLKDICQLDNYAFKSKKLDEIISLEMEEQFQKIQDPTVQQIVRDLPSHCHNDEAIEFFKTLNPEEASKVASYLSLEYREINKSTDKKTLLEQDIPKLFKEVNMQLLSQLKQDSAVKEDVYEKLSQLADKIPPEFFTRNNIRKWSASPEKLEESNLNELIKSVQGPSPQIAKQFREAMAEITGRNEPPIETVRHTM, from the coding sequence GTGATGAACATGGTTGACAAAATAAAATTCAAAGAGCCGGAACAATGCGAGTATTTACATATTGATAAGGATAACAAAGTACATATTCTTTTACCCATTGTAGGTGGAGATGAAATAGGACTGGATAATACCTGTGAAACAACAGGCGAATTATTAGCCTTTTTCTATGGAAAAACGCATGGTGGGACAAAGTATTCTGCTGAATATCACCTAAATGAATATAAAAAGAATCTGGAAGATGATATAAAAGCAATCAATGTCCAAAGAAAAATTTCACCAAATGCCTATGCTGATCTATTAAAGGAGAAAAAAGAACGCCTGGAACAAATCGAAAAATATATTGATTTAATTAAAGTACTCAAAGAGAAGTTTGATGAACAAAGAGAAATAGATAAATTACGCACAGAAGGAATCCCGCAATTACCTTCTGGGGTAAAAGAAATCATTAAATCATCTGAAAATGCCTTTGCTTTTAGACTTTCCCCAGATAGACCAGACTCATTTACCCGCTTTGATACTCCTCTGTTTAGTCTAAAAAGAAACAGATCTCAATATGAAGCTGGGGGATACCAACGGGCAACTGATGGATTAGGGGCTCGTTTGCGTTCGGAGCTTCTGCCGCCAGATAAAGACACCCCTATTGTTTTTAATAAAAAATCACTTAAGGACAAAATCGTAGATTCTGTTTTAGCACAACTTGACAAAGACTTTAATACAAAAGATGGCGATCGTAATCAAAAATTTGAGGATATAAAAAAACTCATTTTAGAAGAGTACAAAAAAATTGATTCTAAACTGCAAGTAGATGAAGATACCTATCACCAGCCACTTACTTTGGATTATTTGGAAAACATAGCATGTACAATAGATGAAAAATCCACCGCGAAGGATTGGATTTATGGAATTATTGGCGCTACAACAGAAGCTGATTATTGGCCAAAAAAGGAAAGTGAAGTTGGTGAAGAAAAAGTTAGTGTTTTCTATGAAGGAACAAAAGAAATAAAATTTGAATCAGATACAAATACAATGTCAATTAAAGTCCAATATTTATTGGCCGAGATTAATTTTTATTGTAAAACCAACAAATTATCAGATGCTAACTTCGGTGAATTTTTTGATAAAGAACCCCATGCTACTGAAATTGCTAAAAGCGTGAAAGAAGGACTTGTTCAAGGAGCAGAAATTGAGCCTATTATCTATAATTACATTAACAGTCACTATGCCGAACCAGGATTAACATCTCCGTTAACTAGCAAGCAACAAGAGGAAATTACTGAAAAATTTACTCAACGTTATCACATTATTGAAAATTCTCCTCACTTTGATGAATTTTTTGTGGCTGATCCAGATAAAAAAGGGAATATCTTCTCCCATCAAGGCAGAATGAGTTGTCATTTCCTGGATTTCTTTACTCGACAAACCAAAGGCAAATATCCCCTTGGAGATCTGGCGGGTCATCAGGAAGCACTCCTGGAAGGAACTTCCAATCGATTGCATCACAAGAATGAGTTAGTGGCTCAGGGGTATGAGAAACTTGATCAATTCAAGAAAGACGTTGTAAAACTGCTGGCTGAGAATAAATCAAAGGAACTATTGGATTATTTGGTGGCAACTGCACCCACAGGTGTCCCGAATTATTCCATGCTTTCAAAGGAAACTCAAAATTATATTGCTTATAATCGTAACTGGCCAGCCATTCAGAAAGAACTGGAAAAAGCTACAAACATACCAGAGAATCAAAAACAGGATCTGCTAAGATTGCTTTCTCGCAATAATCTGCAATACGATAATCTAAGCGCAATTACCTGGTCAAAATACTCCTCCAAACCATTATTGGATGTGGAGTTAAATAAAATCGCTGAAGGTTTAGATCTTACTGCTAAAATTTATAATGAAAAAAGAGAGCGCGAATGGTTTAAAGGCTCAAAAAATAAAGTAAGGGAAACCCAATGCGCTGAATTAAAAAAAGTGGCTGAAGAAATTAATACCCTCTTGAACAACCCATCTTTATCAAAAGGTGAAGTACTTAATACACTATTAAAATCGATTGAAACGCTGGATAAAATTGATGATGAAATATCCTCCGAATTCAATTTGTTTCAAAGTACTTTACAAAAAGAAGTCCGATTATTCCGAGAGCAATTGAAGGACATCTGTCAGTTAGACAACTATGCCTTTAAATCAAAAAAACTTGATGAAATTATCTCTCTGGAAATGGAAGAACAATTTCAAAAGATACAAGATCCGACGGTTCAGCAAATTGTCAGGGACTTGCCTTCCCATTGCCATAACGATGAGGCAATTGAATTCTTTAAGACATTGAATCCTGAAGAAGCATCTAAAGTAGCTAGCTATTTAAGCCTGGAATACCGAGAAATTAATAAATCAACGGATAAGAAAACTCTCCTGGAACAGGATATTCCTAAATTATTTAAAGAAGTGAATATGCAACTGTTATCTCAATTGAAACAAGATAGTGCTGTTAAAGAAGACGTCTATGAAAAACTCAGTCAATTGGCTGATAAAATTCCTCCTGAGTTTTTTACAAGAAACAACATTAGAAAATGGTCTGCCAGTCCTGAAAAGCTCGAGGAGTCCAATCTTAATGAGCTAATCAAATCAGTCCAAGGGCCCTCTCCACAAATAGCAAAACAATTTAGAGAA
- a CDS encoding SidE phosphodiesterase domain-containing protein translates to MLYNKASFCLWKETIVPIVLDSDVLEVAEYVYKTRLSQPYTEVGSEWEYNYKNPTATFAKGDGHNLQRYITIDGKQLHRPIHGLAHTMRTLMYSQLMYCSSKKQLSPHVCQDGRTISDLSELDLKKINIAQLFFVAGRESEASYGDAYHRYHLYGAKQFEEYARKHLTHLFSEKEIELYSRCIEDRVGDSFDGTPEGYLIHLSHMIDLMRCKSPVEVFLGHSKGVSGIVPTLIHLFGKQDGLDIMHYARGLFAATGEAVPYIDSSEWLHLGVDPGRVQRALTVVGDINVPGQEADAKKTAQAGFSVDGCYSALTSVLTPSWYMKDLKEIDDEIIDLKEVDDKEIEKEDELIAPPQAITTLKTEKTDSFVEKYLKPFMIWKKPEVQTTQPTMEKTSKP, encoded by the coding sequence TTGTTATATAATAAAGCCTCATTTTGTTTATGGAAGGAGACGATTGTGCCTATTGTTTTAGATTCTGATGTGTTGGAAGTAGCGGAATATGTATATAAAACACGCTTATCTCAGCCTTACACTGAGGTGGGTTCTGAATGGGAGTATAATTACAAGAATCCAACAGCGACCTTTGCAAAAGGAGATGGTCATAACTTGCAAAGGTATATTACAATTGATGGCAAGCAGCTTCATCGCCCCATTCATGGCTTAGCCCATACTATGCGCACATTGATGTACAGCCAATTGATGTATTGCTCCTCGAAAAAACAACTTTCTCCACACGTATGTCAAGACGGGCGAACAATCTCCGATCTCAGTGAACTGGATCTTAAAAAAATAAACATTGCCCAGTTATTTTTTGTAGCCGGGCGTGAAAGCGAAGCCTCTTACGGCGATGCTTATCATCGTTATCATCTGTATGGGGCTAAACAGTTCGAAGAATATGCTCGCAAGCATTTGACCCATCTTTTTTCAGAGAAAGAAATCGAATTGTACTCTCGATGTATAGAAGACAGAGTAGGTGATAGTTTTGATGGCACCCCTGAAGGTTATTTAATTCACTTATCGCACATGATCGATTTGATGCGCTGCAAGAGCCCGGTTGAAGTTTTTTTGGGGCACTCAAAAGGTGTTTCTGGCATTGTACCTACACTGATTCATTTGTTTGGCAAACAAGACGGCTTGGATATTATGCATTACGCGCGAGGCTTGTTTGCGGCTACAGGTGAAGCAGTCCCCTATATTGATTCATCTGAATGGCTTCATTTGGGAGTTGATCCAGGTCGGGTTCAACGCGCGCTCACTGTCGTTGGTGATATCAATGTCCCTGGGCAAGAGGCCGATGCTAAAAAAACAGCGCAAGCCGGTTTTTCAGTGGACGGTTGTTATTCCGCGTTAACCAGCGTGCTCACCCCCTCTTGGTATATGAAAGATTTGAAGGAAATCGATGATGAAATAATCGATCTTAAGGAAGTTGATGACAAGGAGATAGAAAAGGAAGATGAGCTAATTGCTCCTCCACAGGCAATAACGACATTAAAAACAGAAAAGACCGACTCTTTTGTCGAAAAATATCTGAAGCCATTTATGATTTGGAAAAAGCCAGAGGTACAAACGACTCAGCCAACAATGGAGAAGACTAGTAAACCTTAG
- a CDS encoding SidJ family T4SS effector polyglutamylation protein, whose translation MFSYLDKLLDGIFGYQKPDTSQLSTSTPPTLTTVPLKQEYFVKIGESETQDLGLLPVVSKRHNQSVPLEEIPFEDTRLELIELYIALLKQYVLDEKLKSIPAQYLISHYLFLKTIAASERNKGRKDLYLNLSQKVADYLEENESKIWSMAVECTKTSEYPIVSWIKNHQLHFNFIRAFILDNNKKPLTHNQRAFMQQFRDSTAFFFPNQVYLAWLTQSYEPDSILNPMYRESRSTHYYHANITDNLLLRTRPKQVNFGSQHFFQKGKDSVKNTFRFNINDGKLLHIQGRTLLFSTNKGNEIIAVKVQKKGEPQSALSSEFQMADYLLKHQRRLNLQSQLPIPLSQYSINRAEILEKCRKSPGFEKFENLISDAKNLEIYVYKATPSYFTYLHDKQQSLRQFTSSVQKNVHDLFVLLREGIVFPYLADMFHTHIDKGKRNDKGRYQALVELLSALQSQMGRLDKWQKAVEFVNLRVSGIADLGDSLPLTSFLTVSDWTKHYHEELLTGAYHPSFLFLDKSSGSVRSLFNSRRKVFGNYLYLNIIAEYLLVIQLAIGSYGDKVTRKMDTKSKAKVWEHLGEFMFSTCAEVVNLIAGMPKSRALAFIKQRANVRKHIQQTSFWMTPDYSNMDSLSIQSQQSNMYPGESDYEINSDLVPGLGLSLDGINQDLGDYNQASPLRELEKLLYATVTLIEGTQQLDKQFFQQLDEVEKMILSAAGADKCYQSVAKLLDLARPGCQMQRRLAFSYYETIKRIYPYQNPSDVRFELVAKEEAIIKIQRFWREHKKENQSIEKGFDFARNTSSSQSPL comes from the coding sequence ATGTTTAGTTATCTGGATAAATTATTAGATGGAATATTTGGTTACCAAAAGCCAGATACTAGTCAGTTAAGCACCTCAACGCCACCTACTCTAACTACTGTTCCTTTGAAACAAGAATATTTTGTAAAAATTGGGGAAAGTGAAACCCAGGATCTAGGCTTACTGCCAGTGGTTAGCAAGCGACATAATCAATCAGTTCCCTTGGAGGAAATTCCTTTTGAAGATACCAGACTTGAGTTGATTGAGCTTTATATTGCATTGTTAAAACAATATGTTTTAGATGAAAAACTGAAGAGCATCCCTGCGCAGTATCTTATATCGCATTATCTTTTTCTAAAAACCATAGCTGCCAGTGAGAGAAATAAAGGTCGTAAAGATCTGTATCTTAATTTATCTCAAAAAGTGGCTGATTATCTTGAAGAAAATGAATCTAAAATATGGAGTATGGCTGTTGAATGCACTAAAACCAGTGAGTATCCCATTGTTTCCTGGATAAAAAATCACCAACTTCATTTCAATTTTATAAGAGCCTTTATACTGGATAACAATAAGAAACCATTGACACATAATCAACGTGCATTTATGCAGCAGTTTAGAGATTCCACTGCTTTTTTCTTTCCTAATCAGGTTTACCTTGCTTGGCTTACCCAATCCTATGAACCAGATTCTATTTTGAATCCTATGTACCGTGAGAGCAGGTCAACGCATTATTATCATGCGAACATTACTGATAATCTCTTGCTAAGAACACGTCCAAAACAGGTCAATTTTGGCTCTCAACATTTTTTCCAAAAAGGAAAAGACTCCGTCAAGAATACGTTTCGTTTCAATATCAATGACGGGAAATTACTGCACATACAGGGAAGAACATTACTTTTTAGCACGAATAAAGGCAATGAAATTATTGCCGTAAAGGTGCAAAAAAAGGGGGAGCCGCAATCTGCTTTAAGTAGTGAGTTTCAAATGGCAGATTATTTGTTAAAACATCAACGCCGTTTGAATTTGCAAAGCCAATTACCTATCCCTCTCAGCCAGTATTCAATTAATCGAGCGGAGATTCTCGAAAAATGCCGGAAATCACCTGGTTTTGAGAAATTCGAGAATTTGATAAGTGATGCAAAAAACCTTGAAATTTATGTTTATAAAGCAACACCTTCTTATTTTACTTATCTGCATGATAAGCAGCAAAGTCTTAGGCAATTCACTTCTTCAGTGCAGAAAAATGTACATGATCTTTTCGTACTCCTAAGAGAAGGTATAGTATTTCCTTATCTGGCTGATATGTTTCATACTCATATTGATAAGGGTAAAAGGAACGACAAGGGCCGATATCAGGCCTTGGTTGAGCTTTTAAGTGCCTTGCAATCACAAATGGGTCGCCTTGATAAATGGCAAAAGGCAGTTGAGTTTGTTAACTTACGAGTCAGCGGTATTGCTGATTTGGGTGACAGCCTTCCATTGACCAGCTTTTTGACAGTTTCTGATTGGACAAAACATTATCATGAGGAATTGCTAACGGGTGCTTACCATCCATCTTTTCTATTTCTCGATAAATCGAGTGGCTCGGTTCGATCCTTGTTCAACAGCCGGCGCAAAGTATTCGGTAATTATTTGTATCTGAATATCATCGCTGAGTATCTATTGGTTATTCAATTGGCAATTGGCAGCTATGGCGATAAAGTGACCCGCAAAATGGATACTAAAAGCAAAGCAAAGGTTTGGGAGCATTTGGGGGAATTCATGTTTTCCACTTGTGCTGAGGTAGTTAATTTGATAGCTGGTATGCCCAAATCAAGAGCACTTGCTTTTATAAAGCAAAGAGCGAATGTGAGAAAACATATTCAACAAACGTCGTTTTGGATGACTCCGGATTATTCAAATATGGATAGTCTGAGTATTCAGTCTCAACAATCCAATATGTATCCAGGTGAATCAGATTATGAAATAAACAGTGATTTAGTTCCGGGACTGGGCTTGAGTCTTGATGGCATCAATCAGGATTTAGGTGATTATAACCAGGCAAGCCCTTTAAGGGAGCTAGAGAAATTATTATATGCTACAGTGACCTTGATAGAGGGGACCCAGCAACTGGATAAGCAATTTTTTCAACAGTTGGATGAAGTCGAGAAAATGATTTTGAGTGCTGCTGGAGCTGATAAATGTTATCAATCTGTTGCAAAGCTCCTTGACCTTGCGCGGCCTGGTTGTCAAATGCAACGAAGATTAGCTTTTTCTTACTATGAAACAATCAAACGAATATATCCCTATCAAAATCCCTCAGATGTGAGATTTGAACTTGTCGCAAAAGAAGAGGCAATTATAAAAATCCAGCGTTTTTGGCGAGAACATAAAAAAGAAAACCAATCGATTGAAAAAGGTTTTGATTTTGCCAGGAACACTAGTTCATCTCAGTCGCCTTTATGA